From the Hevea brasiliensis isolate MT/VB/25A 57/8 chromosome 15, ASM3005281v1, whole genome shotgun sequence genome, one window contains:
- the LOC110652309 gene encoding uncharacterized protein LOC110652309 yields the protein MILGGSPVLGSPVFSCSREIREHKEIEDILKEARSEVGRGLTRGVCQIGWMEEFMFSGSEIEHEAFLSLWLEMFVFHDSENTLRDCIFPIAIHLAEGELVALAPAVLASIYRDLGLLKAQIVAVTEFRRRDYADILAVALWSPLHLVQLWAWERFPAFQPRASSIRNGEPRSALWDKVKSRKVENVRFVLDSATETFRWRPYATGRYSFEFYKEKEEWRELGSNQDLLSFALCLRVSELVGIGCIERYLPHRVARQFGFDQDIPCDIAKSNGIPELAWINYIRPFSVTKLLVPSPFFVPDFTIKYLRWWKQSGLDSHDLLKNAIIAAVRRKRSSRKRSKGLPKAWIGKKGDNNAGIVPSPSNAKANNGALSEVKSLQKPVECIMNLNTEIGRPVRALENQAGIPACHTPSKSRGGGENNVFEVPGLALESRIAILEKAIAELKGARFGSRFEKICS from the coding sequence ATGATTTTGGGAGGGTCCCCTGTTTTAGGGTCCCCTGTTTTTTCATGCTCTCGTGAAATCAGGGAACATAAAGAAATTGAAGATATACTGAAAGAAGCTAGAAGTGAAGTAGGAAGGGGATTAACTCGTGGGGTCTGCCAAATTGGATGGATGGAAGAGTTTATGTTTAGTGGCAGTGAAATAGAGCACGAAGCATTTCTTTCATTGTGGTTGGAAATGTTTGTTTTCCATGATTCTGAGAACACACTTAGAGATTGTATATTTCCTATTGCAATCCATTTAGCGGAAGGGGAACTTGTTGCGCTTGCTCCTGCAGTTCTGGCTAGCATATATAGAGATTTGGGTTTGTTAAAAGCACAAATCGTTGCTGTTACTGAGTTTAGGAGAAGAGACTATGCTGATATATTAGCAGTTGCTCTATGGTCGCCACTTCATTTGGTTCAACTTTGGGCATGGGAGAGATTTCCAGCCTTCCAGCCACGGGCCAGTTCTATCAGAAACGGTGAACCCAGATCAGCTCTATGGGACAAAGTCAAAAGCAGGAAAGTTGAGAATGTGAGGTTCGTGTTGGACTCAGCAACAGAGACTTTTCGCTGGCGGCCTTATGCCACAGGAAGATATAGTTTTGAATTTTACAAAGAGAAAGAAGAATGGCGAGAACTGGGATCAAATCAAGATTTGTTGTCATTTGCTTTATGCTTGAGAGTGTCTGAGCTAGTTGGTATAGGTTGTATTGAACGATATCTTCCCCATCGAGTGGCAAGGCAGTTTGGATTCGATCAGGATATTCCTTGTGACATTGCTAAATCTAACGGCATCCCAGAACTTGCTTGGATCAATTACATTAGGCCATTTAGTGTTACCAAATTGCTTGTTCCATCTCCATTCTTTGTGCCTGATTTTACTATAAAATACTTGAGGTGGTGGAAACAGTCAGGGTTGGATTCGCATGATCTGCTCAAGAATGCGATAATTGCCGCTGTGCGAAGAAAAAGAAGCTCaaggaaaagatcaaaaggactgcCAAAGGCTTGGATAGGGAAGAAGGGAGATAATAATGCAGGTATTGTTCCTAGTCCTTCCAATGCAAAAGCAAATAATGGAGCTCTGTCTGAGGTGAAGTCACTACAGAAACCAGTAGAATGCATTATGAATCTCAATACTGAAATAGGCAGACCAGTAAGAGCTTTGGAAAATCAAGCTGGGATTCCAGCTTGCCATACTCCTAGCAAGAGTAGAGGTGGAGGAGAAAACAATGTGTTTGAGGTACCAGGATTGGCACTTGAATCTCGGATTGCCATACTTgagaaagctattgctgagctaAAAGGTGCAAGATTTGGCAGCAGGTTTGAGAAAATTTGTTCATAA
- the LOC110652311 gene encoding transcription factor BEE 3-like, with protein sequence MAEFTAHLRRLKPSQPFIQMDMNMQLLKQLPKLNPSTLENFSATDFSVDSFLAHHQPPIEFLARFDHNGLPSAFHHPEILNSATIVHAATSTSSQNVFPDSCKKRKAEAQSTSGSKNISRTASTTNTKKKNACLYLVFDVFQKLGRGKKEKNKEKEVDKAEEVIHVRAKRGQTTDSHGLAERRVGRKDCHKNKSLKNNKGLIQNLNKKEIKVSKEALLKIEKINKVTKSEYNGGY encoded by the exons ATGGCCGAGTTTACAGCACATTTACGAAGGCTAAAACCTTCTCAGCCTTTCATACAGATGGATATGAACATGCAATTGCTGAAGCAGCTTCCAAAGCTCAATCCAAGTACCTTAGAGAATTTCAGTGCCACTGACTTCTCAGTAGACTCTTTCTTGGCCCACCACCAACCACCAATTGAATTTCTAGCAAGGTTTGATCACAATGGTCTTCCAAGTGCTTTCCATCACCCTGAAATCTTGAATTCAGCAACAATTGTTCATGCTGCCACTTCCACCTCAAGTCAAAATGTTTTCCCTGACAGCTGCAAGAAGAGAAAAGCAGAGGCACAATCAACCAGTGGTTCCAAGAACATTTCTCGCACAGCCTCTACTACCAATACAAAGAAAAAGAATGCGTGTCT GTATTTAGTCTTTGACGTTTTTCAGAAGTTAGGCAGAGGTAAAAAAGAGAAGAACAAAGAGAAAGAAGTGGATAAAGCAGAAGAAGTTATTCATGTTAGAGCAAAAAGAGGCCAAACTACTGATAGTCATGGTCTAGCAGAAAGG CGTGTAGGGCGTAAAGATTGTCACAAGAACAAATCTCTAAAGAACAATAAAGGGTTAATCCAAAACCTCAACAAGAAAGAGATAAAAGTAAGCAAAGAAGCTTTattgaaaattgaaaaaataaacaAAGTTACAAAATCTGAATATAATGGGGGCTATTGA